The Chrysemys picta bellii isolate R12L10 chromosome 12, ASM1138683v2, whole genome shotgun sequence genome has a segment encoding these proteins:
- the LOC101942154 gene encoding alpha-N-acetylgalactosaminide alpha-2,6-sialyltransferase 2-like isoform X2, which produces MIRLRSWALRWALLGAGTLVLLYQARTHYSRGSFPSFSYRDPLGARQPGARAMTAQAPVTPLGSRAPSATLQPFLGDLYGRDETYRNSRCPSGIRKRIANTKFSSVFLEAIPVLQWARHARLAEYRRLRSYGGAHGWQEVGWPVVRDALTRLNTSANGRMFDARPGAAAGVSPCVHCAVVGNGGILNGSRAGAAIDRHDYIFRVNGALTKGLERDVGRRTSFYVFSTNTMMNSLHNYASNGFRQPPQTLETKYIFLPDHDRDYLLLRAALTHRPVDRGPDEGARPERYFGNDLRAEKFKMFHPDFIRYVRNRFLRSSILDTPQWRLYRPSTGAVMLLAALHTCDEVSAYGFITPDYQAYSDHYFDLTHKALVFYANHDLQLEMSLWQELHQSRLLTLHMRG; this is translated from the exons ATGATCCGCCTGCGAAGCTGGGCCCTgcgctgggctctgctgggggccgggaccctgGTGCTTCTGTACCAAGCCAGGACCCACTACAGCCGGGGAAGCTTCCCAAGCTTTTCCTACAG GGATCCTCTCGGAGCTCGCCAGCCTGGAGCCAGAGCCATGACAGCGCAGGCACCGGTGACCCCGCTGGGCAGTAGGGCCCCCAGCGCCACGCTGCAGCCGTTCTTGGGGGACCTGTATGGCCGGGACGAGACGTACCGGAACTCG AGGTGCCCCAGTGGCATCAGGAAGAGGATCGCAAACACCAAGTTCAGCAGCGTCTTCCTGGAGGCCATCCCAGTGCTGCAGTGGGCCCGGCATGCCCGGCTGGCTGAGTATCGACGCCTGCGGAGCTACGGGGGGGCCCACGGCTGGCAGGAGGTCGGCTGGCCCG TTGTGAGGGACGCGCTGACCCGTCTCAACACGTCGGCCAATGGGCGCATGTTCGACGCCCGCCCCGGAGCTGCTGCGGGCGTCTCCCCCTGCGTCCACTGCGCCGTGGTGGGCAACGGTGGTATCCTGAACGGCTCCCGGGCAGGGGCTGCGATCGACCGGCACGACTACATCTTCAG GGTCAACGGGGCCCTCACCAAGGGCTTGGAAAGAGACGTGGGCCGCAGGACCTCCTTCTACGTCTTCTCCACTAACACCATGATGAACTCGCTGCATAACTACGCCAGCAACGGCTTCCGCCAGCCGCCCCAGACTCTG GAAACCAAGTACATCTTCCTCCCGGACCACGACCGAGATTACCTGCTGCTCCGGGCAGCCCTGACCCACCGCCCTGTCGACAGAGGCCCAGATGAGGGTGCTCG GCCGGAGCGATACTTCGGGAACGACCTGCGGGCGGAGAAGTTTAAGATGTTTCACCCGGATTTTATCCGCTACGTCAGGAACCG GTTCCTTCGCTCCAGCATTTTGGACACCCCGCAGTGGAGGCTGTACCGTCCCTCCACCGGGGCAGTGATGCTGTTGGCTGCCCTCCACACCTGCGATGAG GTGAGCGCTTACGGGTTCATCACCCCCGACTACCAGGCCTACTCCGATCACTACTTCGACCTGACACACAAGGCCCTGGTGTTCTACGCCAACCACGACCTGCAGCTGGAGATGAGCCTGTGGCAGGAACTGCACCAGAGCCGGCTCCTCACGCTGCACATGAGAGGCTGA
- the LOC101942154 gene encoding alpha-N-acetylgalactosaminide alpha-2,6-sialyltransferase 2-like isoform X1, with product MIRLRSWALRWALLGAGTLVLLYQARTHYSRGSFPSFSYRDPLGARQPGARAMTAQAPVTPLGSRAPSATLQPFLGDLYGRDETYRNSRCPSGIRKRIANTKFSSVFLEAIPVLQWARHARLAEYRRLRSYGGAHGWQEVGWPVVRDALTRLNTSANGRMFDARPGAAAGVSPCVHCAVVGNGGILNGSRAGAAIDRHDYIFRVNGALTKGLERDVGRRTSFYVFSTNTMMNSLHNYASNGFRQPPQTLETKYIFLPDHDRDYLLLRAALTHRPVDRGPDEGARPERYFGNDLRAEKFKMFHPDFIRYVRNRFLRSSILDTPQWRLYRPSTGAVMLLAALHTCDEVGTANNPLRLLCPDHKAEGAICWSQGTLPALGREGLGHFLALPSPCAGLLGQQPRLAWRAVLAALTPVACVPSGLSLEPAGRAHVPSPAPLCCLGPSHCIGLRSLSRCGPCAVPAGGCTAQAWCVSPAASHTLQLAHV from the exons ATGATCCGCCTGCGAAGCTGGGCCCTgcgctgggctctgctgggggccgggaccctgGTGCTTCTGTACCAAGCCAGGACCCACTACAGCCGGGGAAGCTTCCCAAGCTTTTCCTACAG GGATCCTCTCGGAGCTCGCCAGCCTGGAGCCAGAGCCATGACAGCGCAGGCACCGGTGACCCCGCTGGGCAGTAGGGCCCCCAGCGCCACGCTGCAGCCGTTCTTGGGGGACCTGTATGGCCGGGACGAGACGTACCGGAACTCG AGGTGCCCCAGTGGCATCAGGAAGAGGATCGCAAACACCAAGTTCAGCAGCGTCTTCCTGGAGGCCATCCCAGTGCTGCAGTGGGCCCGGCATGCCCGGCTGGCTGAGTATCGACGCCTGCGGAGCTACGGGGGGGCCCACGGCTGGCAGGAGGTCGGCTGGCCCG TTGTGAGGGACGCGCTGACCCGTCTCAACACGTCGGCCAATGGGCGCATGTTCGACGCCCGCCCCGGAGCTGCTGCGGGCGTCTCCCCCTGCGTCCACTGCGCCGTGGTGGGCAACGGTGGTATCCTGAACGGCTCCCGGGCAGGGGCTGCGATCGACCGGCACGACTACATCTTCAG GGTCAACGGGGCCCTCACCAAGGGCTTGGAAAGAGACGTGGGCCGCAGGACCTCCTTCTACGTCTTCTCCACTAACACCATGATGAACTCGCTGCATAACTACGCCAGCAACGGCTTCCGCCAGCCGCCCCAGACTCTG GAAACCAAGTACATCTTCCTCCCGGACCACGACCGAGATTACCTGCTGCTCCGGGCAGCCCTGACCCACCGCCCTGTCGACAGAGGCCCAGATGAGGGTGCTCG GCCGGAGCGATACTTCGGGAACGACCTGCGGGCGGAGAAGTTTAAGATGTTTCACCCGGATTTTATCCGCTACGTCAGGAACCG GTTCCTTCGCTCCAGCATTTTGGACACCCCGCAGTGGAGGCTGTACCGTCCCTCCACCGGGGCAGTGATGCTGTTGGCTGCCCTCCACACCTGCGATGAGGTAGGGACGGCTAATAACCCGCTCAGGCTACTCTGCCCTGACCACAAGGCAGAAGGTGCCATCTGCTGGTCGCAGGGCACACTGCCAGCCTTAGGACGGGAGGGACTCGGTCATTTCCtcgccctccccagcccctgtgctggACTCCTTGGACAGCAGCCACGGCTCGCCTGGCGGGCTGTGCTGGCTGCTTTAACCCCTGTGGCCTGCGTTCCCTCCGGCCTCTCTCTGGAGCCTGCTGGTCGAGCCCATGTGCCTAGCCCTGCACCCCTGTGTTGCCTGGGCCCCAGCCATTGCATTGGCCTGCGCTCATTGTCCCGCTGCGGTCCATGCGCCGTGCCCGCTGGTGGTTGCACTGCGCAGGCCTGGTGTGTTAGCCCTGCTGCGAGCCACACGCTGCAGTTAGCGCATGTGTAG
- the CEP131 gene encoding centrosomal protein of 131 kDa isoform X4, producing the protein MGNCVTTMVHNNYSTTDKASTPKSSNQAATSLNNMIKATSNEDSESSSFKKSQKNFSSNNIMPRNDSRSLLKRKEVTEEEAERFIHQVNLAAVTIQRWYRRHSQRHKMGAAALGHLLASKREERQQPRMEEGNVLDLQRKKDEERRRIREEKAQLARRAAIQELQQKRAQKASDAKRLAEEELVLLKETRRVGRKKPTKPASVKNISPANSVVKANNADANFRAAAAEPEEISPPGPGSGTGQDNAAEDKPQDVNSRELASEELQTVFTATSRAQSKVTLNELLDTLKLLEEEPELMPQPKLYKKDKYAWIDGTAVSMKSRHLLPGQEADSNSLTADNLEKFGKLNHCPGVPGDGALLSEAKIQSIITFLDEMEKSEQERPRSAASATQQEGLLSEEEVAHLEQASAVATEVTSSIMRLKLEVEEKKRAITLLQTALAQQRELTVRHVKETEKELGHQLQLQREQYEAAIQRHLAFIDQLIDDKKALSEKCEAMVAELKQVDQKYTRKISQMQEQHELETKKLKELMSATEKIRREKWIDEKTKKIKEITVKGLEPEIQKLIAKHKQEIKKLKTLHEAELLQSDERAAQRYIRQTEELRELLEREKEEQGQRERELARQRYEKHLEQEEQALQQQRRRLYGEVAEEKERLSQQAARQRAELEELRRQLEENGSIVTKALKEEYEKGKEEQERRHQAEVKVLKDRLEIEKQAWEANYMKKEEAWLLSRERELKEEVRKERDKEIELVIQRLEADMSSTKEECERVAENRIKRVRDKYEAELQELERSERKLQERCNELKGRLAEREGENMHLQGLVKHKEQEVEDLRKVKDQLAKERSSLSEVIRQEFADRLVGTEEENKRLKAEMSEMRARQRLELDRIARDKDEELEEVHKRVKMAIVKKEETVNVLRKQYEAAVKRADHLEALLEQQRKQLLATN; encoded by the exons cAATATGATCAAGGCGACCTCGAATGAGGACAGTGAGAGCAGCAGCTTCAAGAAGTCTCAGAAGAACTTTTCCAGCAACAACATAATGCCCCGCAACGACAGCCGCAGCCTGCTCAAGAGGAAGGAGGTGacggaggaggaggcagagag GTTCATTCATCAGGTTAACCTGGCAGCTGTGACCATCCAGCGCTGGTACCGACGCCACTCACAGAGGCACAAGATGGGTGCAGCCGCTCTCGGGCACTTGTTGGCTTCCAAGAGAGAG GAAAGGCAGCAGCCGCGGATGGAGGAGGGGAACGTCCTGGACTTGCAGCGGAAGAAGGATGAGGAGAGACGGAGAATCCGGGAGGAGAAGGCCCAGCTGGCCCGGCGAGCTGCTATCCAG GAGCTTCAACAGAAACGAGCCCAAAAGGCTTCTGATGCGAAGCGCCTCGCGGAGGAGGAGCTGGTGCTGCTGAAGGAGACCAGACGGGTGGGAAGGAAAAAACCCACCAAGCCGGCCTCTGTGAAGAACATCAGTCCCGCCAACAGCGTCGTCAAAGCCAATAATGCAG ATGCAAATTTCCGCGCAGCAGCTGCCGAGCCCGAAGAAATCTCCCCCCCGGGGCCCGGTTCGGGCACTGGACAGGATAACGCGGCAGAGGACAAACCGCAG GATGTGAACTCCAGAGAGCTGGCCAGTGAGGAGCTGCAGACGGTGTTCACTGCGACCAGCAGAGCCCAGTCCAAGGTCACCCTCAATGAGCTTCTGGACACCCTCAAACTACTGGAGGAGGAGCCGGAGCTGATGCCCCAACCTAAGCTCTACAAGAAAGACAAATATGCCTGGATAGATGGG acTGCTGTGTCCATGAAATCGAGACATCTTCTCCCTGGGCAGGAGGCCGACTCAAACTCCCTGACTGCTGATAACCTGGAGAAGTTTGGAAAGCTGAACCATTGCCCCGGCGTCCCTGGGGACGGGGCTCTGCTCTCCGAAGCCAAGATCCAGAGCATCATCACCTTCCTGGATGAGATGGAGAAGTCGGAGCAGGAGCGGCCCAGATCCGCTGCCTCTGCCACTCAGCAGGAG GGGCTCTTGTCTGAAGAGGAGGTGGCCCACCTGGAGCAAGCTTCAGCCGTAGCAACAGAGGTCACCAGCTCCATCATGAGGCTGAAACTGGAGGTGGAGGAGAAGAAGCGAGCCATCACCCTGCTGCAGACCGCGCTG GCACAGCAGCGGGAACTGACCGTGCGGCACGTCAAAGAGACTGAGAAGGAGCTTGGCCaccagctccagctgcagagagagCAGTACGAGGCTGCTATCCAGAGACACCTGGCCTTCATCGACCAG CTGATTGACGATAAGAAGGCTCTGAGTGAGAAGTGCGAGGCTATGGTGGCAGAGCTGAAGCAGGTGGACCAGAAATACACCAGGAAGATTTCCCAAATGCAGGAGCAGCATGAGCTG GAGACCAAGAAACTCAAGGAGCTGATGAGTGCGACTGAGAAAATCCGCCGGGAGAAATGGATCGATGAGAAAACCAAGAAGATCAAAGAAATCACTGTGAAAG ggctggagcctgagatCCAGAAGCTAATCGCCAAACATAAGCAGGAAATCAAGAAGCTGAAGACGCTGCACGAGGCAGAGCTGCTTCAGTCGGACGAACGGGCAGCCCAGCGCTACATCCGCCagacggaggagctgagggagctcCTGGAGCGGGAGaaggaggagcagggccagcGGGAGAGGGAGCTGGCCAGGCAGCG GTACGAGAAGCACCTGGAGCAGGAGGAGCAGGCACTCCAGCAGCAGCGCCGCAGGCTCTACGGCGAGGTCGCTGAGGAGAAGGAGCGGCTCAGTCAGCAGGCAGCCAG GCAGAGAGCGGAGCTGGAGGAGCTGAGGCGGCAGCTGGAGGAGAACGGCTCCATAGTCACCAAGGCGCTGAAGGAGGAGTAcgaaaaggggaaggaggagcaggAGAGGCGGCACCAG GCGGAGGTGAAGGTGCTGAAGGACAGGCTGGAGATTGAGAAGCAGGCGTGGGAGGCCAACTACATGAAGAAGGAG GAGGCCTGGCTGCTCTCCCGGGAGCGGGAGCTGAAGGAGGAGGTGAGGAAAGAGAGGGACAAAGAGATCGAGCTGGTCATCCAGCGCCTGGAGGCCGACATGTCGTCTACCAAGGAAGAGTGCGAGAGGGTGGCAGAAAACAG GATAAAGAGGGTCCGAGACAAGTACGAAGCggagctgcaggagctggagAGGTCTGAGCGGAAGCTGCAGGAGCGCTGCAACGAGCTGAAGGGGCGGCTGGCTGAGCGGGAAGGCGAGAACATGCACCTGCAGGGCCTCGTGAAGCACAAGGAGCAGGAGGTGGAAGACCTCAGGAAG GTGAAGGACCAGCTGGCCAAGGAGAGGAGCAGCCTGTCGGAGGTGATTCGCCAGGAGTTTGCGGACAGGCTGGTGGGGACGGAGGAGGAGAACAAGCGGCTGAAGGCAGAGATGTCGGAGATGCGAGCCCGCCAGCGCCTGGAGCTAGACAGGATAGCCCGGGACAAGgacgaagagctggaggaggttcATAAGAG AGTGAAGATGGCCATCGTGAAGAAAGAGGAGACGGTGAATGTTCTTCGGAAACAGTACGAA GCAGCTGTGAAGCGGGCAGACCACCTGGAAGCCCTGCTAGAGCAACAGCGAAAACAGCTGCTGGCTACTAACTAG